ATTTATAAGAATTTACATTCGTAATTTTCAATTTTACTATAATTCTATATTTAAAATTATAAAAAATTCGCCTTATATAAAGGCGAATTTTTTATTTATCATTAATCCAAGTAATCTCTAAGCTTTTTAGATCTACTTGGATGTCTTAATTTTCTTAAAGCCTTAGCTTCTATTTGTCTTATTCTTTCTCTAGTTACATCAAACTCTTTACCTACTTCTTCAAGAGTTCTCGCTCTTCCATCTTCAAGTCCAAATCTTAATTTTAATACTTTTTGCTCTCTTTCATTTAAAGAACCTAAAACATCTTCTATTTGTTCTTTCAATAAAGAATATGCTGCGGCTTCTGCTGGAGCTGGTGCATCGTCATCTGGTATAAAGTCACCTAAATGGCTATCCTCTTCTTCTCCTATTGGAGTTTCTAATGATACAGGATCTTGAGCAATTTTCATTATTTCTCTTACTTTATCTTCTGTCATTTCCATTTCTTTAGCGATCTCTTCAGGCTTAGGATCTCTTCCTAGCTCTTGAAGTAGTTGTCTAGAAACTCTAATTAGTTTATTTATAGTTTCTACCATGTGTACTGGTATTCTTATAGTTCTAGCCTGGTCTGCTATAGCACGAGTTATAGCTTGTCTTATCCACCATGTAGCATAAGTACTAAACTTAAATCCTTTTTCATAATCAAACTTCTCAACAGCTTTTATAAGACCTAAGTTACCTTCTTGAATTAAATCTAAGAAAAGCATCCCTCTTCCTACATATCTTTTAGCTATACTTACAACAAGTCTTAAGTTTGCTTCTACTAATCTTTGTTTAGCTAATTCATCGCCTTCATTCATTCTTCTAGCTAATTCTACTTCTTCATGCGGTTTAAGTAGTGGAATTTTACCTATTTCTTTTAAATACATTCTAACCGGGTCATCTATACTTATTCCTTTTGGAAGTGATAAATCTATAGCTTCCAATTCCATAGGTGCATCTTCTTTAGATAATTCATCTTCTACACCCTCTTCTAAAGAGTCTAAATCTAAATCGTCATCTGCAGAAAAATCTATTTCAACTTTTTCTGTTTTAGTTTCAGTTACTTCGATACCTAAATTACCTAAAGTTTCATATAAATTTTCTATTTGGTCTTTATCTAATTCTGTTTCAGAGAAAGCTTCCATTATTTCTCCAAGAGTAAGAGATCCTTGTTTTTTTCCTTTTTCTATTAAACTCTTAGCCGTAACTCTTTTTAATTCTTTTTTATTATTTTTCTTTTCCACACTTAGACCTCCCTTCTTTATAACCTTTGTAACATTCTTCTTATTTCCACGATTTTTAAAGCAATTTCCATAATCTTACCATCTACCTCTTTCGCGTCATTAATATTTTTGTTATTTTCAAGTGTCTTTTGTTCTTCCAATAATCTATTCATTTTTTCATGAAGTGTATTTTTCTTTACATTTTTTATTATTTCATCAATACTTTTGACATCATCTAAGTTCATACTGTCTAAAGATATACTTTTTAAATCTTTCAGGTATTCTTCGCATATGTTTAAACTTTCTATTTTGTCAATAGTTATTTTGTCCAATTCTTTATTTTTAATTATGTAATTTAAAATTTCTTTACTTTCTTCTAATATAAAATCATTCTCATCAACTTTTAATAAGATTAAATCTCTTAATTTCTTATCTTCTAATATAATTTTTATAAGATTTTCTTCAACTACTTTTTCTCCATTAGTAATTGTTTTTGGTTTTTCAATTACTTTTTCTTCTTTTTTGTTTTTATCAAATTTTTTATAACTGTTATTTAGTTTATTGTAATTTTTTCCATATACTTCTCTTTTTATAGATTCTACACTTATGTCGATTTGATTTGATAAATATTTTGTATAATAATCAATCTCAACAGCACTTTTTAATTCTTTTATTATTTTAGATGCTTCTTTAGCAAACTTTACTCTATCTTCATCTTTATGAATATCAAAACTGCGTTTAAGGTTGTCTATTTTATATTTTATTTGATGGGTAGAAGTGTCCATAGCTTTTTTAAATTCATTTAATCCATATTTTCTAATAAATTCATCTGGATCCTTGCTATCTTTTAAATTTAAAATTTTAACACTAATACCTAATTTACTTAGAATTTCTATAGCTCTTAGTGTTGCTTTTATACCTGCTTCATCTGAATCATAAGATATAATAGCAGTATCCGCATATCGTTTAATTAACATCCCCTGTTGTTCTGTCAGGGCTGTTCCTAGTGTAGCTACTACATTTTTTATTCCATATTGATAAATAGATATTAAGTCCATGTATCCTTCTACTAAAACTATAGTTCTATCTTTAATTTCTTTTCTAGCAAAATTTAGTCCATATAAATTTTGTCTCTTATTAAATATTAAAGTATCTGGAGAATTTAAATACTTTGGCATAGAATCATCTAAAACTCTTCCACCAAAGCCTATTACATTACCCCTATAATCAAATATAGGAAACATTACTCTATTTCTAAATTTGTCATAAAATTTATTACTTTCAAGTTTATGATTTATTAACCCGCACTCTATTAACTCTTCCTTAGTATGACCTTTTGAAGTTAAGTGTTCCATAAGAGCGTTCCATGAATCTAGTGAATATCCTAATCCAAACTTTTTTATGATTTTATCATCTAATCCTCTTTTTCTAAGATACTCATATCCATAATTTTTACTAGTTAACAAATTAGCCAAATAAAATCTAGCAGCTTCTACATGTATATCTTGAAATCTTTTTATTTTTTCCATTCTAATTCTAGATTCATTATCCATATTAGTATTGATTTCTATTCCATACCTTTTTGCTAACAACTTTACAGCATCCATAAACTCTAAATTTTCCATTTTCATGACAAAATTTATTACATCTCCACCTTCTCCACATCCAAAGCATTTATATATCTGTTTAGAGGTGTTTATGTAAAATGAGGGTGTTTTTTCACCATGAAAAGGACATAATCCTTTATAATTCGCCCCAGATTGTTTGACATCTATATACTGGGATATTGTGCTAACTATGTCACATCTACTTTTTATTTCATCTATTATTTCTTTTATATCATTCATATTATCACCTTCTGGTGTAATTTTTTCTAACATTTCTATTTTACATTATATTCAAGATTTGTCAAATAGTCATTATACAGAATTCGACTTTTTTTGTTAATATCCTTCTTAAAATTAAAATTTTTATTATTTTTTATTAATTTATTGTCTCTATATAATTATTTACAAATTTTTTAACAATTAATACTTTTCTATATAATTATTATTTTTTTATATAAGATTTTTAAATATCAAGTATAAAAATGGAAAATTTTAATACTTGATATTTATTTATTTTTATTAATTTTACCGATTTTAATTATAATTACCCTCTTTTTTTATATTTTAATAATTTTTTTATTTATTCATAATAATAAATTTAAACTTCATAATTATTTAATTTATAAGCAATTTTATAATTAATTTAATTTTTATATAAAAATCAAATTAATTATAAGTTTCATCAAATAATAAAATTTAATTTAGATTAACTCTTATTAAAATTAAAAATAAAAAAAGAGGTTAATAACCTCTTTTTTATTTTATATTTATAGATTTCATTAAATCTTCAAATTCATTAAAATGAAGTGATTGCATTCCATCAGATAATGCATTCACAGGATCTGGATGAACTTCTACCATTATACCATCTGCACCAGCGGCTAGTGCTGCAATAGACATAGGCTTTACTAAATATCTAACACCAGTAGCATGAGATGGATCTACTATAACCGGTAATCCTGTTTCTTTTTGTATTATAGGTACAGCAGCTAAATCAAGTGTATTTCTAGTGTAATCATTGTATGTTCTTATACCTCTTTCACACATTATAATATTTTGATTTCCTCCTACTGCTATATATTCTGCAGCTCCTATCCATTCACTTATACTAGCAGATATTCCTCTTTTTAACATTACAGGCTTATCTTGTTTACCGACCTCAGTTAATAATGTAAAGTTTTGCATATTCCTTGATCCTATTTGAATAATATCTGCAACTTCATATAACTTGTCTAGTTCTCTCGCATCCATAAGTTCTGTTATAACAGGTAATCCTGTTTCTTTTTTTACAGCTTTTAATATTTCTAGGCCTTCTTCTTTTAAGCCTTGAAATGAATTAGGAGATGTTCTTGGTTTGTACGCTCCACCTCTTAATATATTTGCACCTTGACTTTTTACAAACTTCGCTGTCTCTAATAATTGCTCATAACTTTCTATAGCACATGGACCTGCCATTACAAGAGTATTTTCTTTTATTATTAGTTTTTTATCTTCAGATACATTTATTTCAAACTTTAAAGTATCGTTAAATATGTTCTTTTTCATCATTTATATACTCCTTTACTTGTTCTCTTTCCTCACAAGTTAAAGAATTTAAATAATTCTCTATAGTTGTTCCTTTTATTTCTAGTTTAGAGTTTAAATCCATAAGAGGCACAAGAACAAAGGCTCTTTCACTTATCCTTGGGTGAGGTATAGATAAATTTTCGTCGTTTATTATTATATCATTAAAAAATAATATATCAACATCTATAGTCCTTGGTCCCCACCTGATTATTCTTTCTCTATTTAAAGTTTTTTCCACTTCTTGGCATACACTTAATAAATCATATGTATTTAGATCAGTTTCAATTTCTATACACATATTTAAAAAATCCGCTTGGTCAGTATATCCCCAGGCCTTTGTTTCATATATTTTGGACTTTTTAGTTATACTTATGCTTTCATTTTTATTCAAAATTTCACAAGCACTGTAAAGATATTCTATTCTATCTCCCATATTTGTTCCAAGACCTAAATAAACTTTATTCATCTTTAGCTCTCCTTATTTCAACTCCAAAATAGTCATATATTCCATTTACTGGAGCTTCTGGTTTTTTAACTCTTACCATTATGCCTTTTACTAACTCAAATTTATTAAGTACTTCTTTTGCTATACTTTCAGCTAATGCCTCTAATAAATTAAACCTCTTAGTTTCAACTATATTTTTAACAACATCGTAAACATCTGCATAACTAACTGACTTTGTCATATCATCAGTTCGTCCAGCTTCTTTAGTATCAACATTTAATTCTATATCTAAAAAGAACTTTTGTCCTAACACACCTTCTTCTTTTAAAAGTCCATGGTATCCGTAAAAACCAAGGTTTTGCATTAATATTTTGTCCATAATTTACCTCTATCCTCTATATATTGCATCAGCCATTTTAGCAGCTCTGATATTTTCTTTTATATCATGTACCCTTACAACATCAACGCCATCTCTAATTCCTAAAACCGTAGTAGCGATAGTTCCTTCTACTCTTTCTTTAGGTTCTACATTTAGAACATTTCCTATTACAGACTTTCTAGAAGTTCCTAACAATATAGGATATCCTAAATCATTTAATTCACCTAGTCTTCTTAATACCTCTAAATTTTGTTCAAAAGTTTTACCAAATCCTATACCTGGATCTATCATTATTTTTTCTTTTTTGATACCAGCTTCTAAGCCTATATTAATACTTTCTAATAAAAATTCTTTTATACTTTCCATTATATCTTTATCATATTCTGTTGTATCTTGATTATGCATTATACAAACATAACCATCATGTTTAGCTATTATACTAGCCATATTTTTATCTCTTCTAAGTCCCCATACATCATTTATCATTTCTACACCTAATGCTAAGGATGCTTCAGCAACTTCAGATTTGTATGTATCAACAGATATAGGAACATTAATTTCTTTTTTAAGTTTCTTTATAACAGGTATTACTCTTTTTAATTCTTCATTTGCATCCACATATTTATGGCCTGGTCTGGTAGATTCGCCTCCTAAGTCTATTATATCTGCACCATCATTTATCATCTCTTTAGCATGTTTTAAAGCTTTTTCTACCTCACTAAAATCTCCACCATCAGAAAAACTATCTGGTGTAACATTTAATATTCCCATTATATAAGTCTTTTTTCCATATTCAAACATCTATTTAGTCTCCTATTTATCTCATAGTTATTAAGCTCATAGCCTCTGCTCTTGCAGCTATGTCTTTTTCAAATATACCTCTAACTGCTGATGTTGTAGTCTTTGATCCTGGTTTTTTAACGCCTCTCATTGTCATACACATATGTTCAGCCTCAACAACAACTATAACACCATAAGGTTCAAGTTCTTTCATTATTATATCTGCAACACCTTTTGTTATTCTTTCTTGTAACTGAGGTCTTTTTGCAAAAGTTTCTACTACTCTAGCTAATTTCGAAAGGCCAGTTAACTTCCCATCTTTAGGTATATATGCTATATGAGCTTTTCCAAAAAATGGAACTATATGATGTTCACAGCATGAATAAAAAGGAATATCCCTTACTAAAACTAGCTCTTCATGACTTTCATCTTGGAATATAACTTTTAAATGTTCACTTGGGTCTTGATGAAGGCCTGCAAATATCTCTTCATACATTCTAGCTACTCTATCTGGAGTTCCTATTAATCCTTCTCTATCTGGATCTTCTCCTATCGCTTCTAATATATCTCTTACTGCATTTTTTATTTTGTCTTTATCTACCTTGCTCATTGGTTTGCCCCCTTGATTAGTAAGTTATTTTTATGTTTTTGCTTACGTCTATATTTTTAAATATATATTCATAAACTGTTAGTAAATCTTCATACTTATAATATTTTTGTACATTTTGAACTAAATCAAATAATTTAGAGTCTTCTATTTTTAAGGTTTTCATTATTTTTTTATCTTTAGGTACCCATTTTCTATTTATACTAAAATACCCAACTATTATATCTTTTAAATATAAATTCGTCAAAAACACATATTCATATTTTTCTAATTTTTCATAATTTTTCAATCTATCTATTTTTGATTTAATTTCATTTTTTATAATTTTTTTTTCACTTTCAGATAATTCTATAGGACCTTCATCAAAGGCATTTTTACATTTTTTTATAATAATATCAACATTTTCTAAATTACTATAAATGATTTTTGGATTTGACATTTCCTTTAGAAAAAAGTATTCTCTATCTTTTATAAATTTCGCAACCCCTATTTCCGAAAAATAATTAATATCAAACTCTATACCCTCTATATTTTTAACTTCTCTAACTTGTAATAATTTTGATGTTTCTATAACAAATATATCAATGTCATTTACTTTAGCATCTTTATCATTTAGGTTAACATTTTTTGATGATCCAACTAAAAATATTGCTTTCACATTTTCATTAAATTTTATATTTTCTATTTCTTTTTTATAAATTGTATAAATCCTATTTTCCATTTAATCTCTCCATTATTTTCAATTTAAAATCCATACAAAAATAGGATATTAACTTTAAGTATTTATAAGTTTAGATATTTTTGTATAAATACTATTTTGTTTTTTATATTTTATTGACTCTATTTGTACAACCTTAATTACCCCCATAAGACTATTACTAACAAAAACAAAGTCAAAGTTTTTTATATCTTCTAACTTTATTTCTGTTTCCTTTACTTGTATATTTAATTCGTCACAAATCTCTATAATCCTTCTTTTTTTAGTGCCATTTAATATAGGTAATTTGGAACATGGTGTAAATATTTCGTTATCCTTAACAAAAAATATATTACTCATGGAACACTCTAATACAGTTTCATTTAAATCTAAAAATATCCCGTCATCATATCCACTCTTAACTGCATTTCGTTTTGTATAAATACTTTCATAATAATTGGTTGTTTTATGTCTATTGATTTCACTATTACCTCTTTTTATAGGAGATATATTTAATCTAAACCCTTCTTCATAATGCTTTTGTGTATAAGGTATATCTCTTATTGAAATATTAAAACCTTCATCAAATATTGTTAATCTTAACGCTTTATTGCTTATTTTATTTTCATCTATATAATTTAAAATTTCATTTTTTAAAAAATCTTTAGAGAAGTTTGAGCTAAGCTCTAACTTCTCAATAGATTTAAATATCCGTTCTAAGTGAAAGTTTATATCTATAGGTCTATCAATAACTTTGATAGTTTCAAATAATCCTATTCCAAATTTGGCTAAACTACTTTCAAAAGATATGTTATTCTTCATAGTATCCTCTTAATGCTTTCATTATAGATTTTGCCTTATCTAGAGTTTCTTGATATTCATCCTCAGGATTTGAATCCCAAGTCATTCCTCCTCCAACTTGGAAGTATACATTTTCATTTTGCTTAATTATAGTTCTTATAGCTATATTTAAATCCATATCTCCATTAAATCCTATATAACCTATAGATCCTGTGTATACATTTCTTTGAGTCGGTTCTAATTCATCTATAATTTCCATAGATCTAATCTTAGGAGCTCCAGTTATAGATCCACCAGGGAATGTAGCTTTTATCGCATCTATACTATCATTTTTATCATCTAACTCTCCAACAACAGTCGCTACTAAATGATTTACATTTGCATAAGGCTCTATAACAAATAATTCTGGAACT
Above is a genomic segment from Romboutsia lituseburensis containing:
- the rpoD gene encoding RNA polymerase sigma factor RpoD yields the protein MEKKNNKKELKRVTAKSLIEKGKKQGSLTLGEIMEAFSETELDKDQIENLYETLGNLGIEVTETKTEKVEIDFSADDDLDLDSLEEGVEDELSKEDAPMELEAIDLSLPKGISIDDPVRMYLKEIGKIPLLKPHEEVELARRMNEGDELAKQRLVEANLRLVVSIAKRYVGRGMLFLDLIQEGNLGLIKAVEKFDYEKGFKFSTYATWWIRQAITRAIADQARTIRIPVHMVETINKLIRVSRQLLQELGRDPKPEEIAKEMEMTEDKVREIMKIAQDPVSLETPIGEEEDSHLGDFIPDDDAPAPAEAAAYSLLKEQIEDVLGSLNEREQKVLKLRFGLEDGRARTLEEVGKEFDVTRERIRQIEAKALRKLRHPSRSKKLRDYLD
- the dnaG gene encoding DNA primase; the encoded protein is MNDIKEIIDEIKSRCDIVSTISQYIDVKQSGANYKGLCPFHGEKTPSFYINTSKQIYKCFGCGEGGDVINFVMKMENLEFMDAVKLLAKRYGIEINTNMDNESRIRMEKIKRFQDIHVEAARFYLANLLTSKNYGYEYLRKRGLDDKIIKKFGLGYSLDSWNALMEHLTSKGHTKEELIECGLINHKLESNKFYDKFRNRVMFPIFDYRGNVIGFGGRVLDDSMPKYLNSPDTLIFNKRQNLYGLNFARKEIKDRTIVLVEGYMDLISIYQYGIKNVVATLGTALTEQQGMLIKRYADTAIISYDSDEAGIKATLRAIEILSKLGISVKILNLKDSKDPDEFIRKYGLNEFKKAMDTSTHQIKYKIDNLKRSFDIHKDEDRVKFAKEASKIIKELKSAVEIDYYTKYLSNQIDISVESIKREVYGKNYNKLNNSYKKFDKNKKEEKVIEKPKTITNGEKVVEENLIKIILEDKKLRDLILLKVDENDFILEESKEILNYIIKNKELDKITIDKIESLNICEEYLKDLKSISLDSMNLDDVKSIDEIIKNVKKNTLHEKMNRLLEEQKTLENNKNINDAKEVDGKIMEIALKIVEIRRMLQRL
- the aroF gene encoding 3-deoxy-7-phosphoheptulonate synthase encodes the protein MKKNIFNDTLKFEINVSEDKKLIIKENTLVMAGPCAIESYEQLLETAKFVKSQGANILRGGAYKPRTSPNSFQGLKEEGLEILKAVKKETGLPVITELMDARELDKLYEVADIIQIGSRNMQNFTLLTEVGKQDKPVMLKRGISASISEWIGAAEYIAVGGNQNIIMCERGIRTYNDYTRNTLDLAAVPIIQKETGLPVIVDPSHATGVRYLVKPMSIAALAAGADGIMVEVHPDPVNALSDGMQSLHFNEFEDLMKSINIK
- the folK gene encoding 2-amino-4-hydroxy-6-hydroxymethyldihydropteridine diphosphokinase, which translates into the protein MNKVYLGLGTNMGDRIEYLYSACEILNKNESISITKKSKIYETKAWGYTDQADFLNMCIEIETDLNTYDLLSVCQEVEKTLNRERIIRWGPRTIDVDILFFNDIIINDENLSIPHPRISERAFVLVPLMDLNSKLEIKGTTIENYLNSLTCEEREQVKEYINDEKEHI
- the folB gene encoding dihydroneopterin aldolase — its product is MDKILMQNLGFYGYHGLLKEEGVLGQKFFLDIELNVDTKEAGRTDDMTKSVSYADVYDVVKNIVETKRFNLLEALAESIAKEVLNKFELVKGIMVRVKKPEAPVNGIYDYFGVEIRRAKDE
- the folP gene encoding dihydropteroate synthase, with product MFEYGKKTYIMGILNVTPDSFSDGGDFSEVEKALKHAKEMINDGADIIDLGGESTRPGHKYVDANEELKRVIPVIKKLKKEINVPISVDTYKSEVAEASLALGVEMINDVWGLRRDKNMASIIAKHDGYVCIMHNQDTTEYDKDIMESIKEFLLESINIGLEAGIKKEKIMIDPGIGFGKTFEQNLEVLRRLGELNDLGYPILLGTSRKSVIGNVLNVEPKERVEGTIATTVLGIRDGVDVVRVHDIKENIRAAKMADAIYRG
- the folE gene encoding GTP cyclohydrolase I FolE: MSKVDKDKIKNAVRDILEAIGEDPDREGLIGTPDRVARMYEEIFAGLHQDPSEHLKVIFQDESHEELVLVRDIPFYSCCEHHIVPFFGKAHIAYIPKDGKLTGLSKLARVVETFAKRPQLQERITKGVADIIMKELEPYGVIVVVEAEHMCMTMRGVKKPGSKTTTSAVRGIFEKDIAARAEAMSLITMR
- a CDS encoding aminotransferase class IV, whose product is MKNNISFESSLAKFGIGLFETIKVIDRPIDINFHLERIFKSIEKLELSSNFSKDFLKNEILNYIDENKISNKALRLTIFDEGFNISIRDIPYTQKHYEEGFRLNISPIKRGNSEINRHKTTNYYESIYTKRNAVKSGYDDGIFLDLNETVLECSMSNIFFVKDNEIFTPCSKLPILNGTKKRRIIEICDELNIQVKETEIKLEDIKNFDFVFVSNSLMGVIKVVQIESIKYKKQNSIYTKISKLINT